From the genome of Impatiens glandulifera chromosome 9, dImpGla2.1, whole genome shotgun sequence, one region includes:
- the LOC124914036 gene encoding vacuolar protein sorting-associated protein 35A-like, with translation MIQGGGGVGDEEKWLASGITGLQQNASLMHRSLDSNNLRDALKYSAQMLSELRTSRLPPHKYYELYMRAFDELRKLEMFFKEETRRGCSIIDLYELVQHAGNILPRLYLLCTVGSVYIESKEAPAKDILKDLVEMCRGIQHPVRGLFLRSYLCQVSRNKLPDIGSEYEGDADTVTDAVDFVLQNFTEMNKLWVRMQHQGPAREKEKREKERSELRDLVGKNLHVLSQIEGIDLEMYRDIVLPKVLEQVVNCKDDLAQYYLMDCIIQVFPDEYHLQTLETLLGACPQLQPLVDIKTVLSRLMERLSNYAASSTEVLPEFLQVEAFKKLSNAIGKVIEAQVDMPDAGVVALYSSLLTFTLHVHPDRLDYVDQILGACVKKFSGKGKLDDSKATEQIVALLSGPLEKYNSIETALKLSNYPRVMEHLDDAKTKVMAGVIIQSIMKNRTCISTADKVEALFQLIKGLISDSADNLHDELDEEDFNEEQNSVSRLIQMLYNEDPEEMFKIINTVRKHIQTGGPKRLPFTLPPLIFSSLKLVRKLQGNEESVSGEEASATPEKIFQLLNQVIETLSVVPAPEMALRLYLQCAEAANDCDLEPVAYEFFTQAYILYEEEISDSRAQVTALHLIIGTLQRMHVFGVENRDTLTHKATGYSAKLLKKPDQCRAIYACSHLFWVDDQVSLKDGERVLLCLKRAQRIANAVQQTRDSSGFIALYIEILNKYLYFFEKGNSSITVDAIQGLVEAIKTEMQSENFNPDPAADAFFTSTLSYIQFQKQKGGTIGDRYEAIRV, from the exons ATGATCCAGGGCGGCGGAGGAGTTGGAGACGAAGAGAAATGGCTGGCTTCAGGTATCACCGGCCTTCAGCAGAATGCCTCGCTCATGCATCGTTCTCTG GACTCGAACAATCTAAGAGACGCTCTGAAGTACTCTGCGCAGATGTTGTCCGAGTTACGGACTTCACGGTTACCGCCTCACAAATACTATGAACTAT ACATGCGAGCCTTTGATGAATTGAGGAAGCTGGAGATGTTTTTTAAGGAGGAGACTAGACGTGGCTGCTCTATCATTGATCTTTATGAACTTGTGCAGCATGCTGGCAACATATTGCCCAGGCT GTATCTTCTTTGCACAGTTGGATCTGTCTATATCGAGTCAAAAGAAGCACCTGCGAAAGATATACTCAAAGATCTAGTTGAAATGTGCCGTGGCATACAGCATCCTGTCCGTGGGCTCTTCTTGAGGAGCTATCTTTGCCAAGTTAGTAGAAATAAGTTGCCAGATATTGGTTCTGAGTATGAAGG GGATGCTGACACTGTCACAGATGCGGTTGATTTTGTTCTCCAAAACTTTACAGAAATGAATAAACTTTGGGTGCGGATGCAGCATCAG GGACCTGCTCGGGAAAAGGAGAAAcgagagaaagaaagaagcGAGCTTCGTGACCtt GTTGGGAAGAATCTACATGTTTTAAGTCAGATTGAAGGCATCGATCTTGAGATGTACAGAGATATTGTGCTTCCCAAAGTCTTGGAGCAG GTTGTTAATTGTAAAGATGATCTTGCACAGTACTATTTGATGGATTGTATAATTCAAGTATTTCCCGATGAGTATCACTTACAGACTCTTGAGACACTCTTGGGTGCATGTCCTCAACTTCAG CCATTAGTTGACATTAAAACGGTGCTTTCACGTCTAATGGAAAGGCTGTCAAACTATGCTGCATCAAGCACAGAA GTTTTACCTGAATTCTTGCAAGTGGAAGCTTTTAAAAAACTGAGCAATGCTATTGGAAAG GTGATTGAAGCACAGGTTGACATGCCCGATGCTGGAGTTGTGGCTTTATACTCATCTCTTCTAACATTCACTTTGCATGTGCATCCTGATCGACTTGATTATGTGGATCAAATACTG GGAGCATGTGTTAAGAAGTTTTCTGGAAAAGGCAAGCTTGATGATAGCAAGGCAACAGAACAGATTGTTGCACTTCTTAGTGGCCCTCTTGAGAAATACAATAGTATTGAGACTGCACTAAAACTTTCTAACTATCCTCGAGTGATGGAGCATCTTGATGATGCAAAGACTAAAGTAATGGCTGGTGTTATCATCCAGAGTATAATGAAGAACAGGACATGTATATCTACAGCTGACAAG GTGGAGGCTCTGTTTCAATTGATAAAAGGGCTAATCAGCGATTCAGCTGACAATCTTCATGATGAG CTTGATGAGGAGGACTTCAATGAGGAGCAGAATTCAGTTTCACGTTTAATTCAAATGCTGTACAACGAAGACCCAGAAGAGATGTTTAAG ATCATAAACACTGTGAGGAAGCATATACAAACTGGAGGTCCAAAACGACTACCATTTACTCTCCCACCTCTGATTTTTAGTTCTCTTAAG TTGGTCAGAAAATTGCAAGGAAATGAGGAAAGTGTATCTGGAGAAGAAGCATCTGCAACTCCCGAGAAAATCTTTCAACTTTTGAATCAG GTGATTGAGACTTTGTCAGTCGTTCCAGCACCTGAAATGGCATTGAGGTTATATTTACAATGTGCTGAG GCTGCAAATGACTGTGATTTAGAACCTGTTGCTTATGAATTTTTCACACAAGCATACATCCTCTACGAAGAAGAGATTTCG GATTCTAGAGCACAGGTGACTGCTCTACATCTAATTATAGGTACTCTGCAGAGGATGCATGTCTTTGGTGTTGAGAACAGGGATACCTTAACCCATAAGGCCACTGGG TACTCGGCAAAGCTTCTGAAGAAGCCAGATCAATGCAGAGCTATTTATGCATGCTCTCATCTTTTCTGGGTTGATGATCAAGTCAGCCTCAAGGATGGAGAAAG GGTATTGCTATGTTTGAAGCGAGCTCAGAGAATTGCTAATGCAGTTCAACAGACACGTGATAGCAGTGGATTCATCGCTCTTTACATTGAAATATTGAATAA ATATCTCTATTTCTTTGAGAAGGGAAACTCTTCTATCACAGTAGATGCAATTCAAGGGCTTGTTGAGGCGATTAAGACGGAGATGCAAAGTGAGAACTTCAACCCAGATCCGGCTGCCGATGCTTTCTTTACCAGCACATTAAGCTACATTCAATTCCAGAAGCAAAAGGGAGGCACTATAGGCGATAGATATGAAGCAATTAGGGTATGA